In Brienomyrus brachyistius isolate T26 chromosome 3, BBRACH_0.4, whole genome shotgun sequence, the following proteins share a genomic window:
- the rufy2 gene encoding RUN and FYVE domain-containing protein 2 isoform X3 — protein MYSPQSFHHWGITHTKSMEQLAYSQVLRDPMAMERANLLNMAKLSIKGLIESALSFGRTLDSDYPPLQQFFVVMEHCLKHGLKVRKSFLGYSKSLWGPLEVVERLCPEAAEIAASVRDLPGLKTPLGRARAWLRLALMQKKLADYLRCLITRKDLLSDFYESSAVMLEEEGAVIVGLLVGLNVIDANLCVKGEDLDTQVGVIDFSMYLKNDIDDYRSEERNGQIAAILDQKNYVEELNRQLNSTVQSLQGRVDSLEKSNTKLIEELAIAKNNIIKLQEENHQLRNENAFILVKAQQHLEQMAQGDVDVELDTYKQSRQGLDEMYNEARRQLREECQLRQDVENELVVQVSMKQEMELAMKLLEKDIHEKQDTLIGLRHQLDEVKAINVEMYQKLQCSDDSLKQKSDIIIRLEEKTNQITATMKQLEQRLQEVQQEHWSAEDGARRFKEDLANKADSLQRQIGQRERQLLQLETDLKIEKEWRQTLQGDLDREHEAVSQLSTEAKQIIGLRKEFYELQDENQQLKGVCEEQEQALQELGSKLSESKLKIEDMKEANKALQGGQVWLKDRDATHCKLCEKEFSISRRKHHCRNCGEIFCNACSDNELPLPASPKPVRVCDTCHALLLQRCSSNVT, from the exons ATGTATTCCCCCCAGAGCTTTCACCACTGGGGCATCACTCACACGAAGAGCATGGAGCAGCTGGCCTATAGTCAAG TGCTAAGAGACCCCATGGCCATGGAGAGAGCCAACTTGCTGAACATGGCTAAATTGAGCATCAAGGGCCTCATCGAATCGGCCCTTAGCTTCGGACGCACGCTCGACTCTGACTACCCGCCCCTGCAGCAATTCTTTGTCGTCATGGAGCACTGCCTGAAACACGGCCTCAAAG TTAGGAAGTCCTTCCTGGGATATAGCAAGTCTCTCTGGGGCCCCCTAGAAGTGGTGGAGCGGCTGTGCCCCGAGGCGGCTGAGATAGCTGCCAGTGTGCGGGACCTGCCGGGACTCAA GACACCTCTGGGCCGTGCGCGTGCCTGGCTTCGCCTCGCCCTCATGCAGAAGAAGCTGGCTGACTACCTTCGCTGCCTCATCACCCGGAAGGACCTGCTGAG TGACTTCTATGAAAGTTCCGCTGTGATGCTGGAAGAGGAGGGCGCGGTCATCGTTGGCCTGCTGGTGGGACTCAATGTCATCGATGCCAATCTGTGTGTGAAGGGTGAGGACCTGGACACACAG GTTGGAGTCATAGACTTTTCCATGTACCTGAAGAATGACATTGATGACTACAGGAGTGAAGAAAG AAATGGTCAGATTGCTGCTATTCTGGACCAGAAGAACTATGTGGAGGAGCTTAACAGGCAGCTTAA CTCTACGGTTCAAAGCCTCCAAGGCCGGGTTGACTCACTGGAGAAGTCCAACACTAAGCTCATCGAGGAG CTGGCAATAGCCAAAAACAACATCATCAAGCTGCAAGAAGAGAACCACCAGCTCCGGAACGAGAATGCCTTCATTCTTGTGAAGGCCCAGCAGCACCTGGAG CAGATGGCCCAGGGGGACGTGGACGTGGAACTAGACACCTATAAGCAGTCCCGGCAAGGTCTGGATGAGATGTACAACGAGGCCCGACGGCAGCTCCGGGAAGAGTGCCAGCTTCGCCAG GATGTGGAGAACGAGCTGGTGGTGCAGGTCAGCATGAAGCAGGAGATGGAGCTAGCCATGAAGCTGCTGGAAAAGGACATCCACGAGAAGCAGGACACCCTTATTGGCCTCCGGCACCAGCTGGATGAGGTCAAGGCCATCAACGTGGAGATGTACCAGAAGCTGCAG TGCTCCGATGACAGCCTCAAGCAGAAGAGTGACATCATCATCCGGTTGGAAGAGAAGACCAATCAAATCACAGCAACCATGAAACAGCTTGAACAAAG ATTGCAGGAGGTGCAGCAGGAGCACTGGAGCGCAGAAGATGGGGCGCGCAGGTTCAAAGAGGACCTTGCCAACAAGGCCGACAGCTTGCAGAGGCAGATCGGCCAGCGCGAGAGGCAGCT GCTTCAGCtggaaacagacttgaagatTGAGAAAGAGTGGAGACAGACCCTGCAGGGTGACCTGGACCGTGAGCATGAGGCTGTGAGCCAGCTAAGCACCGAGGCCAAGCAGATTATTGGACTCAGAAAG GAGTTCTACGAGCTGCAGGATGAGAACCAGCAGCTGAAGGGGGTCTGTGAAGAGCAGGAACAAGCCCTCCAGGAACTTGGCTCCAAACTCAGCGA GTCAAAGTTGAAAATAGAAGATATGAAGGAAGCCAACAAAGCACTACAG GGGGGACAGGTTTGGCTGAAGGACCGGGATGCCACACACTGCAAGCTGTGCGAGAAGGAGTTTTCCATCTCCAGGAGAAAG
- the rufy2 gene encoding RUN and FYVE domain-containing protein 2 isoform X6: MAMERANLLNMAKLSIKGLIESALSFGRTLDSDYPPLQQFFVVMEHCLKHGLKVRKSFLGYSKSLWGPLEVVERLCPEAAEIAASVRDLPGLKTPLGRARAWLRLALMQKKLADYLRCLITRKDLLSDFYESSAVMLEEEGAVIVGLLVGLNVIDANLCVKGEDLDTQVGVIDFSMYLKNDIDDYRSEERNGQIAAILDQKNYVEELNRQLNSTVQSLQGRVDSLEKSNTKLIEELAIAKNNIIKLQEENHQLRNENAFILVKAQQHLEQMAQGDVDVELDTYKQSRQGLDEMYNEARRQLREECQLRQDVENELVVQVSMKQEMELAMKLLEKDIHEKQDTLIGLRHQLDEVKAINVEMYQKLQCSDDSLKQKSDIIIRLEEKTNQITATMKQLEQRLQEVQQEHWSAEDGARRFKEDLANKADSLQRQIGQRERQLLQLETDLKIEKEWRQTLQGDLDREHEAVSQLSTEAKQIIGLRKEFYELQDENQQLKGVCEEQEQALQELGSKLSESKLKIEDMKEANKALQGGQVWLKDRDATHCKLCEKEFSISRRKHHCRNCGEIFCNACSDNELPLPASPKPVRVCDTCHALLLQRCSSNVT, encoded by the exons ATGGCCATGGAGAGAGCCAACTTGCTGAACATGGCTAAATTGAGCATCAAGGGCCTCATCGAATCGGCCCTTAGCTTCGGACGCACGCTCGACTCTGACTACCCGCCCCTGCAGCAATTCTTTGTCGTCATGGAGCACTGCCTGAAACACGGCCTCAAAG TTAGGAAGTCCTTCCTGGGATATAGCAAGTCTCTCTGGGGCCCCCTAGAAGTGGTGGAGCGGCTGTGCCCCGAGGCGGCTGAGATAGCTGCCAGTGTGCGGGACCTGCCGGGACTCAA GACACCTCTGGGCCGTGCGCGTGCCTGGCTTCGCCTCGCCCTCATGCAGAAGAAGCTGGCTGACTACCTTCGCTGCCTCATCACCCGGAAGGACCTGCTGAG TGACTTCTATGAAAGTTCCGCTGTGATGCTGGAAGAGGAGGGCGCGGTCATCGTTGGCCTGCTGGTGGGACTCAATGTCATCGATGCCAATCTGTGTGTGAAGGGTGAGGACCTGGACACACAG GTTGGAGTCATAGACTTTTCCATGTACCTGAAGAATGACATTGATGACTACAGGAGTGAAGAAAG AAATGGTCAGATTGCTGCTATTCTGGACCAGAAGAACTATGTGGAGGAGCTTAACAGGCAGCTTAA CTCTACGGTTCAAAGCCTCCAAGGCCGGGTTGACTCACTGGAGAAGTCCAACACTAAGCTCATCGAGGAG CTGGCAATAGCCAAAAACAACATCATCAAGCTGCAAGAAGAGAACCACCAGCTCCGGAACGAGAATGCCTTCATTCTTGTGAAGGCCCAGCAGCACCTGGAG CAGATGGCCCAGGGGGACGTGGACGTGGAACTAGACACCTATAAGCAGTCCCGGCAAGGTCTGGATGAGATGTACAACGAGGCCCGACGGCAGCTCCGGGAAGAGTGCCAGCTTCGCCAG GATGTGGAGAACGAGCTGGTGGTGCAGGTCAGCATGAAGCAGGAGATGGAGCTAGCCATGAAGCTGCTGGAAAAGGACATCCACGAGAAGCAGGACACCCTTATTGGCCTCCGGCACCAGCTGGATGAGGTCAAGGCCATCAACGTGGAGATGTACCAGAAGCTGCAG TGCTCCGATGACAGCCTCAAGCAGAAGAGTGACATCATCATCCGGTTGGAAGAGAAGACCAATCAAATCACAGCAACCATGAAACAGCTTGAACAAAG ATTGCAGGAGGTGCAGCAGGAGCACTGGAGCGCAGAAGATGGGGCGCGCAGGTTCAAAGAGGACCTTGCCAACAAGGCCGACAGCTTGCAGAGGCAGATCGGCCAGCGCGAGAGGCAGCT GCTTCAGCtggaaacagacttgaagatTGAGAAAGAGTGGAGACAGACCCTGCAGGGTGACCTGGACCGTGAGCATGAGGCTGTGAGCCAGCTAAGCACCGAGGCCAAGCAGATTATTGGACTCAGAAAG GAGTTCTACGAGCTGCAGGATGAGAACCAGCAGCTGAAGGGGGTCTGTGAAGAGCAGGAACAAGCCCTCCAGGAACTTGGCTCCAAACTCAGCGA GTCAAAGTTGAAAATAGAAGATATGAAGGAAGCCAACAAAGCACTACAG GGGGGACAGGTTTGGCTGAAGGACCGGGATGCCACACACTGCAAGCTGTGCGAGAAGGAGTTTTCCATCTCCAGGAGAAAG
- the rufy2 gene encoding RUN and FYVE domain-containing protein 2 isoform X2 has protein sequence MICTRMMATLAEHDLALAEAEGNKEKEQVFGVLRLQEEKPADKCAAATAASKAPDGRWQAPIFALARKASETFSGSMHVLPKVVEQKTSALADEWGAKVLRDPMAMERANLLNMAKLSIKGLIESALSFGRTLDSDYPPLQQFFVVMEHCLKHGLKVRKSFLGYSKSLWGPLEVVERLCPEAAEIAASVRDLPGLKTPLGRARAWLRLALMQKKLADYLRCLITRKDLLSDFYESSAVMLEEEGAVIVGLLVGLNVIDANLCVKGEDLDTQVGVIDFSMYLKNDIDDYRSEERNGQIAAILDQKNYVEELNRQLNSTVQSLQGRVDSLEKSNTKLIEELAIAKNNIIKLQEENHQLRNENAFILVKAQQHLEMAQGDVDVELDTYKQSRQGLDEMYNEARRQLREECQLRQDVENELVVQVSMKQEMELAMKLLEKDIHEKQDTLIGLRHQLDEVKAINVEMYQKLQCSDDSLKQKSDIIIRLEEKTNQITATMKQLEQRLQEVQQEHWSAEDGARRFKEDLANKADSLQRQIGQRERQLLQLETDLKIEKEWRQTLQGDLDREHEAVSQLSTEAKQIIGLRKEFYELQDENQQLKGVCEEQEQALQELGSKLSESKLKIEDMKEANKALQGGQVWLKDRDATHCKLCEKEFSISRRKHHCRNCGEIFCNACSDNELPLPASPKPVRVCDTCHALLLQRCSSNVT, from the exons ATGATATGCACTCGAATGATGGCGACGCTGGCGGAGCATGATCTAGCATTGGCCGAGGCGGAGGGTAATAAGGAGAAGGAGCAGGTTTTCGGGGTGCTCAGGCTACAGGAGGAGAAACCGGCCGACAAATGCGCCGCCGCCACCGCTGCATCCAAAGCGCCAGACGGTCGCTGGCAGGCGCCCATATTCGCCTTGGCCAGGAAAGCGTCGGAGACATTCTCCGGGAGCATGCATGTCCTTCCCAAGGTGGTGGAGCAGAAGACATCCGCTTTGGCGGATGAGTGGGGTGCAAAGG TGCTAAGAGACCCCATGGCCATGGAGAGAGCCAACTTGCTGAACATGGCTAAATTGAGCATCAAGGGCCTCATCGAATCGGCCCTTAGCTTCGGACGCACGCTCGACTCTGACTACCCGCCCCTGCAGCAATTCTTTGTCGTCATGGAGCACTGCCTGAAACACGGCCTCAAAG TTAGGAAGTCCTTCCTGGGATATAGCAAGTCTCTCTGGGGCCCCCTAGAAGTGGTGGAGCGGCTGTGCCCCGAGGCGGCTGAGATAGCTGCCAGTGTGCGGGACCTGCCGGGACTCAA GACACCTCTGGGCCGTGCGCGTGCCTGGCTTCGCCTCGCCCTCATGCAGAAGAAGCTGGCTGACTACCTTCGCTGCCTCATCACCCGGAAGGACCTGCTGAG TGACTTCTATGAAAGTTCCGCTGTGATGCTGGAAGAGGAGGGCGCGGTCATCGTTGGCCTGCTGGTGGGACTCAATGTCATCGATGCCAATCTGTGTGTGAAGGGTGAGGACCTGGACACACAG GTTGGAGTCATAGACTTTTCCATGTACCTGAAGAATGACATTGATGACTACAGGAGTGAAGAAAG AAATGGTCAGATTGCTGCTATTCTGGACCAGAAGAACTATGTGGAGGAGCTTAACAGGCAGCTTAA CTCTACGGTTCAAAGCCTCCAAGGCCGGGTTGACTCACTGGAGAAGTCCAACACTAAGCTCATCGAGGAG CTGGCAATAGCCAAAAACAACATCATCAAGCTGCAAGAAGAGAACCACCAGCTCCGGAACGAGAATGCCTTCATTCTTGTGAAGGCCCAGCAGCACCTGGAG ATGGCCCAGGGGGACGTGGACGTGGAACTAGACACCTATAAGCAGTCCCGGCAAGGTCTGGATGAGATGTACAACGAGGCCCGACGGCAGCTCCGGGAAGAGTGCCAGCTTCGCCAG GATGTGGAGAACGAGCTGGTGGTGCAGGTCAGCATGAAGCAGGAGATGGAGCTAGCCATGAAGCTGCTGGAAAAGGACATCCACGAGAAGCAGGACACCCTTATTGGCCTCCGGCACCAGCTGGATGAGGTCAAGGCCATCAACGTGGAGATGTACCAGAAGCTGCAG TGCTCCGATGACAGCCTCAAGCAGAAGAGTGACATCATCATCCGGTTGGAAGAGAAGACCAATCAAATCACAGCAACCATGAAACAGCTTGAACAAAG ATTGCAGGAGGTGCAGCAGGAGCACTGGAGCGCAGAAGATGGGGCGCGCAGGTTCAAAGAGGACCTTGCCAACAAGGCCGACAGCTTGCAGAGGCAGATCGGCCAGCGCGAGAGGCAGCT GCTTCAGCtggaaacagacttgaagatTGAGAAAGAGTGGAGACAGACCCTGCAGGGTGACCTGGACCGTGAGCATGAGGCTGTGAGCCAGCTAAGCACCGAGGCCAAGCAGATTATTGGACTCAGAAAG GAGTTCTACGAGCTGCAGGATGAGAACCAGCAGCTGAAGGGGGTCTGTGAAGAGCAGGAACAAGCCCTCCAGGAACTTGGCTCCAAACTCAGCGA GTCAAAGTTGAAAATAGAAGATATGAAGGAAGCCAACAAAGCACTACAG GGGGGACAGGTTTGGCTGAAGGACCGGGATGCCACACACTGCAAGCTGTGCGAGAAGGAGTTTTCCATCTCCAGGAGAAAG
- the rufy2 gene encoding RUN and FYVE domain-containing protein 2 isoform X5 has protein sequence MEQLAYSQVLRDPMAMERANLLNMAKLSIKGLIESALSFGRTLDSDYPPLQQFFVVMEHCLKHGLKVRKSFLGYSKSLWGPLEVVERLCPEAAEIAASVRDLPGLKTPLGRARAWLRLALMQKKLADYLRCLITRKDLLSDFYESSAVMLEEEGAVIVGLLVGLNVIDANLCVKGEDLDTQVGVIDFSMYLKNDIDDYRSEERNGQIAAILDQKNYVEELNRQLNSTVQSLQGRVDSLEKSNTKLIEELAIAKNNIIKLQEENHQLRNENAFILVKAQQHLEQMAQGDVDVELDTYKQSRQGLDEMYNEARRQLREECQLRQDVENELVVQVSMKQEMELAMKLLEKDIHEKQDTLIGLRHQLDEVKAINVEMYQKLQCSDDSLKQKSDIIIRLEEKTNQITATMKQLEQRLQEVQQEHWSAEDGARRFKEDLANKADSLQRQIGQRERQLLQLETDLKIEKEWRQTLQGDLDREHEAVSQLSTEAKQIIGLRKEFYELQDENQQLKGVCEEQEQALQELGSKLSESKLKIEDMKEANKALQGGQVWLKDRDATHCKLCEKEFSISRRKHHCRNCGEIFCNACSDNELPLPASPKPVRVCDTCHALLLQRCSSNVT, from the exons ATGGAGCAGCTGGCCTATAGTCAAG TGCTAAGAGACCCCATGGCCATGGAGAGAGCCAACTTGCTGAACATGGCTAAATTGAGCATCAAGGGCCTCATCGAATCGGCCCTTAGCTTCGGACGCACGCTCGACTCTGACTACCCGCCCCTGCAGCAATTCTTTGTCGTCATGGAGCACTGCCTGAAACACGGCCTCAAAG TTAGGAAGTCCTTCCTGGGATATAGCAAGTCTCTCTGGGGCCCCCTAGAAGTGGTGGAGCGGCTGTGCCCCGAGGCGGCTGAGATAGCTGCCAGTGTGCGGGACCTGCCGGGACTCAA GACACCTCTGGGCCGTGCGCGTGCCTGGCTTCGCCTCGCCCTCATGCAGAAGAAGCTGGCTGACTACCTTCGCTGCCTCATCACCCGGAAGGACCTGCTGAG TGACTTCTATGAAAGTTCCGCTGTGATGCTGGAAGAGGAGGGCGCGGTCATCGTTGGCCTGCTGGTGGGACTCAATGTCATCGATGCCAATCTGTGTGTGAAGGGTGAGGACCTGGACACACAG GTTGGAGTCATAGACTTTTCCATGTACCTGAAGAATGACATTGATGACTACAGGAGTGAAGAAAG AAATGGTCAGATTGCTGCTATTCTGGACCAGAAGAACTATGTGGAGGAGCTTAACAGGCAGCTTAA CTCTACGGTTCAAAGCCTCCAAGGCCGGGTTGACTCACTGGAGAAGTCCAACACTAAGCTCATCGAGGAG CTGGCAATAGCCAAAAACAACATCATCAAGCTGCAAGAAGAGAACCACCAGCTCCGGAACGAGAATGCCTTCATTCTTGTGAAGGCCCAGCAGCACCTGGAG CAGATGGCCCAGGGGGACGTGGACGTGGAACTAGACACCTATAAGCAGTCCCGGCAAGGTCTGGATGAGATGTACAACGAGGCCCGACGGCAGCTCCGGGAAGAGTGCCAGCTTCGCCAG GATGTGGAGAACGAGCTGGTGGTGCAGGTCAGCATGAAGCAGGAGATGGAGCTAGCCATGAAGCTGCTGGAAAAGGACATCCACGAGAAGCAGGACACCCTTATTGGCCTCCGGCACCAGCTGGATGAGGTCAAGGCCATCAACGTGGAGATGTACCAGAAGCTGCAG TGCTCCGATGACAGCCTCAAGCAGAAGAGTGACATCATCATCCGGTTGGAAGAGAAGACCAATCAAATCACAGCAACCATGAAACAGCTTGAACAAAG ATTGCAGGAGGTGCAGCAGGAGCACTGGAGCGCAGAAGATGGGGCGCGCAGGTTCAAAGAGGACCTTGCCAACAAGGCCGACAGCTTGCAGAGGCAGATCGGCCAGCGCGAGAGGCAGCT GCTTCAGCtggaaacagacttgaagatTGAGAAAGAGTGGAGACAGACCCTGCAGGGTGACCTGGACCGTGAGCATGAGGCTGTGAGCCAGCTAAGCACCGAGGCCAAGCAGATTATTGGACTCAGAAAG GAGTTCTACGAGCTGCAGGATGAGAACCAGCAGCTGAAGGGGGTCTGTGAAGAGCAGGAACAAGCCCTCCAGGAACTTGGCTCCAAACTCAGCGA GTCAAAGTTGAAAATAGAAGATATGAAGGAAGCCAACAAAGCACTACAG GGGGGACAGGTTTGGCTGAAGGACCGGGATGCCACACACTGCAAGCTGTGCGAGAAGGAGTTTTCCATCTCCAGGAGAAAG
- the rufy2 gene encoding RUN and FYVE domain-containing protein 2 isoform X1: MICTRMMATLAEHDLALAEAEGNKEKEQVFGVLRLQEEKPADKCAAATAASKAPDGRWQAPIFALARKASETFSGSMHVLPKVVEQKTSALADEWGAKVLRDPMAMERANLLNMAKLSIKGLIESALSFGRTLDSDYPPLQQFFVVMEHCLKHGLKVRKSFLGYSKSLWGPLEVVERLCPEAAEIAASVRDLPGLKTPLGRARAWLRLALMQKKLADYLRCLITRKDLLSDFYESSAVMLEEEGAVIVGLLVGLNVIDANLCVKGEDLDTQVGVIDFSMYLKNDIDDYRSEERNGQIAAILDQKNYVEELNRQLNSTVQSLQGRVDSLEKSNTKLIEELAIAKNNIIKLQEENHQLRNENAFILVKAQQHLEQMAQGDVDVELDTYKQSRQGLDEMYNEARRQLREECQLRQDVENELVVQVSMKQEMELAMKLLEKDIHEKQDTLIGLRHQLDEVKAINVEMYQKLQCSDDSLKQKSDIIIRLEEKTNQITATMKQLEQRLQEVQQEHWSAEDGARRFKEDLANKADSLQRQIGQRERQLLQLETDLKIEKEWRQTLQGDLDREHEAVSQLSTEAKQIIGLRKEFYELQDENQQLKGVCEEQEQALQELGSKLSESKLKIEDMKEANKALQGGQVWLKDRDATHCKLCEKEFSISRRKHHCRNCGEIFCNACSDNELPLPASPKPVRVCDTCHALLLQRCSSNVT; the protein is encoded by the exons ATGATATGCACTCGAATGATGGCGACGCTGGCGGAGCATGATCTAGCATTGGCCGAGGCGGAGGGTAATAAGGAGAAGGAGCAGGTTTTCGGGGTGCTCAGGCTACAGGAGGAGAAACCGGCCGACAAATGCGCCGCCGCCACCGCTGCATCCAAAGCGCCAGACGGTCGCTGGCAGGCGCCCATATTCGCCTTGGCCAGGAAAGCGTCGGAGACATTCTCCGGGAGCATGCATGTCCTTCCCAAGGTGGTGGAGCAGAAGACATCCGCTTTGGCGGATGAGTGGGGTGCAAAGG TGCTAAGAGACCCCATGGCCATGGAGAGAGCCAACTTGCTGAACATGGCTAAATTGAGCATCAAGGGCCTCATCGAATCGGCCCTTAGCTTCGGACGCACGCTCGACTCTGACTACCCGCCCCTGCAGCAATTCTTTGTCGTCATGGAGCACTGCCTGAAACACGGCCTCAAAG TTAGGAAGTCCTTCCTGGGATATAGCAAGTCTCTCTGGGGCCCCCTAGAAGTGGTGGAGCGGCTGTGCCCCGAGGCGGCTGAGATAGCTGCCAGTGTGCGGGACCTGCCGGGACTCAA GACACCTCTGGGCCGTGCGCGTGCCTGGCTTCGCCTCGCCCTCATGCAGAAGAAGCTGGCTGACTACCTTCGCTGCCTCATCACCCGGAAGGACCTGCTGAG TGACTTCTATGAAAGTTCCGCTGTGATGCTGGAAGAGGAGGGCGCGGTCATCGTTGGCCTGCTGGTGGGACTCAATGTCATCGATGCCAATCTGTGTGTGAAGGGTGAGGACCTGGACACACAG GTTGGAGTCATAGACTTTTCCATGTACCTGAAGAATGACATTGATGACTACAGGAGTGAAGAAAG AAATGGTCAGATTGCTGCTATTCTGGACCAGAAGAACTATGTGGAGGAGCTTAACAGGCAGCTTAA CTCTACGGTTCAAAGCCTCCAAGGCCGGGTTGACTCACTGGAGAAGTCCAACACTAAGCTCATCGAGGAG CTGGCAATAGCCAAAAACAACATCATCAAGCTGCAAGAAGAGAACCACCAGCTCCGGAACGAGAATGCCTTCATTCTTGTGAAGGCCCAGCAGCACCTGGAG CAGATGGCCCAGGGGGACGTGGACGTGGAACTAGACACCTATAAGCAGTCCCGGCAAGGTCTGGATGAGATGTACAACGAGGCCCGACGGCAGCTCCGGGAAGAGTGCCAGCTTCGCCAG GATGTGGAGAACGAGCTGGTGGTGCAGGTCAGCATGAAGCAGGAGATGGAGCTAGCCATGAAGCTGCTGGAAAAGGACATCCACGAGAAGCAGGACACCCTTATTGGCCTCCGGCACCAGCTGGATGAGGTCAAGGCCATCAACGTGGAGATGTACCAGAAGCTGCAG TGCTCCGATGACAGCCTCAAGCAGAAGAGTGACATCATCATCCGGTTGGAAGAGAAGACCAATCAAATCACAGCAACCATGAAACAGCTTGAACAAAG ATTGCAGGAGGTGCAGCAGGAGCACTGGAGCGCAGAAGATGGGGCGCGCAGGTTCAAAGAGGACCTTGCCAACAAGGCCGACAGCTTGCAGAGGCAGATCGGCCAGCGCGAGAGGCAGCT GCTTCAGCtggaaacagacttgaagatTGAGAAAGAGTGGAGACAGACCCTGCAGGGTGACCTGGACCGTGAGCATGAGGCTGTGAGCCAGCTAAGCACCGAGGCCAAGCAGATTATTGGACTCAGAAAG GAGTTCTACGAGCTGCAGGATGAGAACCAGCAGCTGAAGGGGGTCTGTGAAGAGCAGGAACAAGCCCTCCAGGAACTTGGCTCCAAACTCAGCGA GTCAAAGTTGAAAATAGAAGATATGAAGGAAGCCAACAAAGCACTACAG GGGGGACAGGTTTGGCTGAAGGACCGGGATGCCACACACTGCAAGCTGTGCGAGAAGGAGTTTTCCATCTCCAGGAGAAAG